A stretch of the Candidatus Eisenbacteria bacterium genome encodes the following:
- the ruvX gene encoding Holliday junction resolvase RuvX produces the protein MDWGMRRIGLAVSDPTGVIATPLPTLVVRGRDDALEGVARVAAEKEVERIVVGLPLLMSGARGSAAEAAETFATLLAERTGLTVETYDERLTSALSQRRMQEAGMKPGRAKERVDQGAAMALLESYLIRHPRH, from the coding sequence GGCTCGCCGTCAGCGATCCCACCGGTGTCATCGCCACGCCCCTCCCGACACTCGTGGTGCGGGGCCGTGACGACGCGCTCGAAGGCGTCGCCAGGGTCGCGGCCGAGAAGGAGGTGGAGCGGATCGTGGTGGGTCTTCCGCTGCTGATGTCCGGCGCGCGCGGAAGCGCGGCCGAAGCCGCCGAGACCTTCGCCACGTTGCTCGCGGAGCGCACCGGGCTTACCGTCGAGACGTACGACGAGCGCCTGACCTCGGCGCTGTCGCAGCGCCGCATGCAGGAAGCCGGCATGAAGCCGGGTCGGGCCAAGGAACGCGTGGATCAAGGAGCGGCCATGGCGTTGCTCGAGTCGTATCTCATCAGGCACCCGCGGCACTGA